From the genome of Mesorhizobium japonicum MAFF 303099, one region includes:
- a CDS encoding DUF930 domain-containing protein — protein sequence MKDEARERRRNLMWGIPASLILHVLVATLLVYGLPVAPQQPREEQPVNVAIVPPPDQPKPKPVPPAPKPPEPKVEKPPEQKVEKQPPSEKQPKAPPVEVLKPVFQYGDKDTGPRKSLDGASAQDSSPSPAKDDDSKPPAVPKPADSQPVTPPDSEQQAASSTEMDKQQAAKQEPDKQAALDDAKQQGAAPAPLAADSGGEIELPTSAEAPKPKPANAPKPSLSKALKSASRKDSGLPGVRRLYSQGATGDALATTSMGGVPRGQRAAKLCASALQQELLDASYFPKWVPSIPLKVGNILDAPDVAFSTTTTWYHLSFRCEVDTDATKVVSFNFRVGAPIPPSEWAALRLPSPY from the coding sequence ATGAAGGACGAGGCACGAGAACGGCGTCGGAATCTGATGTGGGGCATCCCCGCATCGCTGATCCTGCACGTGCTTGTCGCGACGCTCCTTGTGTATGGCCTGCCCGTGGCTCCCCAACAGCCGCGCGAGGAGCAGCCAGTCAATGTCGCCATCGTGCCTCCGCCCGATCAGCCAAAGCCGAAACCTGTTCCGCCGGCGCCAAAGCCACCGGAACCGAAGGTTGAAAAGCCGCCTGAGCAGAAAGTTGAGAAACAACCTCCGTCGGAGAAGCAGCCGAAGGCACCGCCAGTCGAGGTCCTGAAGCCTGTTTTTCAGTACGGCGACAAGGATACCGGCCCGAGGAAATCCCTGGATGGGGCCAGCGCCCAAGACAGCTCGCCGTCGCCGGCCAAGGATGACGATTCGAAGCCGCCTGCCGTGCCGAAGCCTGCAGACAGCCAACCTGTCACGCCGCCAGACTCCGAGCAGCAGGCAGCTTCAAGCACGGAGATGGATAAACAACAGGCAGCTAAACAGGAGCCAGACAAACAGGCGGCGCTCGACGACGCCAAGCAACAGGGCGCGGCACCAGCGCCTTTGGCTGCCGATAGCGGCGGCGAGATCGAGCTTCCCACATCAGCCGAAGCACCAAAGCCCAAACCCGCAAATGCGCCGAAGCCGAGTCTCTCAAAGGCCTTGAAGTCTGCATCTCGGAAGGACTCGGGCCTTCCGGGTGTTCGCAGGCTCTACTCGCAGGGCGCTACCGGCGATGCGCTGGCCACGACCTCGATGGGCGGGGTGCCTCGCGGTCAGCGTGCGGCCAAACTCTGCGCCAGCGCATTGCAGCAGGAGCTGCTGGATGCTTCCTATTTTCCCAAATGGGTACCGTCTATTCCGCTGAAGGTGGGCAATATTCTAGACGCCCCGGATGTTGCGTTCAGCACGACAACCACATGGTACCATCTGAGCTTTCGGTGCGAGGTCGACACCGATGCGACGAAGGTCGTATCCTTCAACTTCCGCGTGGGCGCACCAATTCCGCCCAGCGAATGGGCCGCTCTCAGATTACCCAGTCCCTACTAG
- a CDS encoding DUF930 domain-containing protein, whose amino-acid sequence MNGKIREWFRNWRWALAASLILHALIAAFLFFGVPRSEQQPDQQEQPVNVAIVPPPEKPKPKPAPKPPEPTPEKKAEKPPEQKPPPEPPKPPDDHVLKRVFQYGQKDTGPEKSLDGNSAKPNTPSPAKDEAVKPPITPTPVPTRPAPVATPQQKAEPSKPDEKPATIAPDGKPAQGEEKQEAAAPDAKPAQNEEKQATEDADKQQADKRELAPQPAEKQAVVTPKPLAAETGDKPAPPPSAEKAKPKPAKTMNFKSAKAFKAPSGNARRPSPTNDAAAAGSPIYSGLPGVRKLYSQGATGNAFATSSMENVPRGQRVATLCGNVLSEKLQSADYSVKWVPTITLDKGNVLNPAQAAFSTRNTWYNLNFRCEVDPDATRVLSFNFRVGSLVPPGEWASRGFTKYPLN is encoded by the coding sequence ATGAACGGCAAGATACGAGAGTGGTTTCGCAATTGGCGATGGGCCTTGGCCGCATCGCTGATCCTGCATGCCTTGATCGCAGCGTTCTTGTTCTTTGGCGTGCCGAGATCCGAGCAGCAGCCGGATCAGCAGGAACAGCCCGTCAATGTCGCGATTGTGCCGCCACCCGAGAAGCCTAAGCCGAAACCTGCTCCAAAGCCACCGGAGCCGACACCTGAAAAGAAGGCTGAAAAGCCGCCTGAACAAAAGCCGCCTCCGGAGCCCCCGAAACCGCCAGACGACCATGTTCTGAAGCGCGTTTTCCAGTACGGCCAGAAGGATACGGGGCCGGAGAAATCGCTCGACGGAAACAGCGCTAAACCCAACACGCCGTCACCGGCCAAGGATGAGGCGGTGAAGCCGCCTATAACACCGACACCCGTGCCGACCCGGCCCGCCCCGGTTGCAACGCCACAGCAGAAGGCAGAGCCCAGCAAGCCTGACGAGAAGCCGGCCACTATTGCGCCGGATGGAAAGCCCGCGCAAGGCGAGGAAAAGCAGGAGGCCGCCGCGCCGGACGCCAAACCTGCGCAAAACGAGGAGAAGCAGGCGACCGAGGACGCTGACAAACAGCAGGCGGACAAACGGGAGCTCGCACCGCAACCCGCCGAAAAGCAAGCGGTTGTGACGCCAAAGCCCTTGGCGGCTGAGACTGGTGATAAGCCAGCGCCGCCACCCTCTGCCGAAAAGGCAAAGCCAAAACCTGCAAAGACGATGAATTTCAAATCCGCAAAAGCCTTTAAGGCCCCAAGCGGGAATGCCAGAAGGCCAAGTCCCACGAACGACGCCGCAGCCGCGGGATCGCCGATCTATTCGGGCCTTCCCGGTGTGCGAAAGCTCTATTCGCAAGGCGCAACCGGCAATGCCTTCGCCACAAGCTCCATGGAGAATGTGCCGCGGGGTCAGCGCGTGGCCACCCTTTGCGGCAATGTTCTGAGCGAGAAACTGCAAAGTGCCGACTATTCGGTCAAATGGGTGCCAACCATTACGCTGGACAAAGGCAATGTTCTCAACCCAGCTCAAGCGGCCTTCAGCACCAGAAACACTTGGTACAATCTAAACTTCCGATGTGAAGTCGACCCCGATGCGACGAGGGTCCTATCCTTCAACTTCCGTGTGGGGTCACTAGTCCCGCCTGGCGAATGGGCCAGCCGTGGTTTCACCAAGTATCCGCTAAATTAG
- a CDS encoding HAD family hydrolase produces the protein MARPRPIIFDCDGVLVDSEPLAARAYERVYEKHGMPGVHGGIIAQCVGMKQSDIIARIRELTGHQFPAAADGDIWAETKVLFTEELKPTPGIAAFLETLEGDRCVASSSSVERINHSLAVTGLAHIFGEAIYSSSMVKNGKPAPDIFLFAAARMGADPADCIVIEDSPFGIQGAVAAGMTAIGYTGGGHTYAEHAARLTAAGADFVCADWHEVSRQLSGLGVPA, from the coding sequence GTGGCGCGACCAAGGCCTATCATTTTCGATTGCGACGGTGTTCTCGTCGACAGCGAGCCGCTGGCCGCCAGGGCATATGAGCGCGTCTATGAAAAGCACGGCATGCCGGGCGTCCATGGCGGCATCATCGCCCAATGCGTCGGCATGAAGCAGTCCGACATCATCGCCCGGATCAGGGAACTGACCGGCCACCAGTTTCCCGCTGCCGCCGATGGCGATATCTGGGCAGAGACCAAAGTGCTGTTCACCGAGGAATTGAAGCCGACCCCGGGGATCGCGGCATTTCTGGAAACGCTCGAGGGCGACCGCTGCGTCGCCTCATCGTCCTCCGTCGAGCGCATAAACCACAGCCTTGCCGTCACCGGGCTGGCGCATATCTTCGGCGAGGCGATCTACAGCTCCTCGATGGTCAAGAACGGCAAGCCGGCGCCCGACATCTTCCTGTTCGCCGCCGCCAGGATGGGCGCCGACCCGGCCGACTGCATCGTCATTGAGGATTCGCCCTTCGGCATCCAGGGCGCGGTCGCCGCCGGCATGACGGCGATCGGCTACACCGGCGGCGGTCACACCTATGCCGAGCACGCTGCGCGACTGACGGCGGCCGGCGCCGATTTCGTCTGCGCCGACTGGCACGAAGTTAGCCGGCAATTGTCCGGGCTCGGCGTGCCGGCCTGA
- a CDS encoding ABC transporter ATP-binding protein encodes MARLSLDHVTKSFANFDAVKDVSIDVADGEFLAVLGPSGCGKTTLLRLVAGFEKVSSGEIRIGNDVMSNSGGSVAPEKRRVGIVFQNYALWPHMTVAENIGYSLKVAKLDKVVARQKVEDALALVNLQGLGERRPANLSGGQRQRVALARCLVAAPSLVLFDEPLANLDVHLRASMEDEFAAFHKRTGTTIVYITHDQAEAMALADRIAVMDHGRLAQLATPRELYHEPANEMVASFISQGILLPADVLTGEDGGHCKVRVLGTELVVRCRAGEPPRAGAKICCRSADLDVSTDGPGFDGLVKRVIYQGGGARIEFAPAAGPDLTLHFEQPDPLTLESGAQARLRIKSGWLIPAAVAVAGQSLGA; translated from the coding sequence ATGGCGCGACTGAGCCTGGACCATGTGACCAAGAGCTTCGCCAACTTCGACGCCGTGAAGGACGTCTCGATCGACGTCGCCGACGGCGAGTTCCTGGCCGTGCTCGGGCCGTCCGGCTGCGGCAAGACGACGTTGCTGCGGCTCGTCGCCGGCTTCGAGAAAGTGAGCTCGGGCGAAATCCGCATCGGCAACGATGTCATGTCGAACAGCGGCGGCAGCGTCGCTCCGGAAAAGCGGCGTGTCGGCATCGTCTTCCAGAACTACGCCCTGTGGCCGCACATGACGGTGGCAGAGAATATCGGCTATTCGCTGAAGGTGGCGAAGCTCGACAAGGTCGTCGCGCGCCAGAAGGTGGAAGACGCGCTGGCTCTGGTCAATCTGCAGGGGCTGGGCGAGCGCAGGCCGGCCAATCTGTCCGGTGGTCAGCGCCAGCGTGTGGCGCTGGCGCGCTGTCTTGTCGCCGCACCGTCGCTTGTGTTGTTCGACGAGCCGCTCGCCAATCTCGACGTCCATCTGAGAGCCTCGATGGAGGACGAGTTCGCCGCCTTCCACAAGCGCACCGGCACGACTATCGTCTACATCACCCACGATCAGGCCGAGGCGATGGCGCTGGCCGATCGCATCGCGGTGATGGACCATGGGCGCCTGGCACAGCTGGCGACGCCGCGCGAACTCTATCATGAGCCGGCAAATGAGATGGTGGCCTCCTTCATCTCGCAAGGCATCCTGCTGCCGGCGGATGTCCTGACGGGCGAAGACGGTGGCCATTGTAAGGTCAGGGTTCTCGGAACCGAGCTGGTGGTCCGCTGCCGCGCTGGCGAACCGCCACGCGCGGGCGCGAAGATCTGCTGCCGGTCGGCCGATCTCGACGTGTCAACCGACGGCCCGGGCTTCGACGGCCTCGTCAAACGGGTGATCTACCAGGGTGGCGGCGCGCGCATCGAATTCGCGCCTGCCGCTGGTCCTGACCTCACTTTGCATTTCGAGCAGCCAGACCCGCTTACGCTGGAGAGCGGAGCCCAGGCGCGGCTGCGCATAAAGTCCGGCTGGCTGATCCCGGCGGCAGTGGCGGTCGCGGGACAGAGCCTCGGGGCTTGA